In Vitis vinifera cultivar Pinot Noir 40024 chromosome 17, ASM3070453v1, one genomic interval encodes:
- the LOC104882395 gene encoding uncharacterized protein LOC104882395: protein MVTPMVQNVPSHPDPMVRPMVQNVPPHQAVRQVGRNLPNEPPSGSISKRLDDMLSTFFCSHIIHYEPPRGFLVPKFSTYDESSDPFDHIMHYRQLMTLDIGNDALLCKVSPANLQGQALSWFHRLPPNSVDNFKDLSEAFVGQYLCSARHKQNINTLQNIKMQDNESLREFVKWFGQAVLQVEAYSMDVVLQIFKRSICPDTPFFESLVKKPPTTMDDLFRCASKYSMLKDDVRATTQQILVAGQASKSGAERSVKLSDWPRPSDQRQEGPSCPEMPPLTLLFISYEKLLPMIQDLSNFRWPRPIRTDPAQRDHSKKCVYHKEHGHTTETCRSLHYFVEKLIKAGHLKQYLRSKARGRDASRNHNSGTPRAPAAPKVIINYINGGLFDEEYDSKRKRQKLLRVALVRERVNSVRPGITGGEPSPHR from the coding sequence ATGGTCACCCCTATGGTGCAAAACGTTCCCTCGCACCCTGACCCTATGGTTAGACCTATGGTGCAGAACGTTCCCCCGCACCAAGCGGTACGACAAgttgggagaaacctcccaaatgAGCCACCTagtggctccatcagcaaaaggttggacgacatgctctccacgttTTTTTGCTCTCATATTattcattacgagcccccaaggggattcctcgtgcCTAAATTCTCCACATACGATGAGTCCAGCGACCCCttcgaccatatcatgcattatcgacagctcatgactCTTGATATAGGAAACGACGCGCTGTTATGCAAAGTATCCCCCGCCAACCtacaagggcaggccctctcatggtttcaccgcctacctcccaactctgtgGACAATTTCAAGGACCTGTCGGAAGCCTTCGTAGGACAATACTTATGCTCCGCTCGGCATAAGCAGAACATCAAcactctgcaaaacataaaaatgcaggatAACGAGTCCTTAAGGGAGTTCGTGAAGTGGTTTGGTCAAGCCGTGCTACAGGTAGAGGCTTACAGCATGGATGTTGTCCTgcagatcttcaagcgaagcatctgtccagacACCCCATTTTTTGAATCACTCGTTAAAAAGCCTCCTACGACGATGGACGACTTGTTTCGGTGTGCGAGCAAATACTCAATGCTCAAAGATGACGTGCGAGCAACCACCCAGCAAATCTTGGTTGCTGGACAAGCATCCAAAAGTGGTGCGGAAAGAAGTGTCAAACTTTCGGACTGGCCAAGGCCGTCCGATCAAaggcaggaagggccaagtTGCCCAGAAATGCCGCCCCTCACACTCCTCTTCATATCCTACGAGAAGCTCCTCCCTATGATCCAAGACCTGTCCAATTTCAGGTGGCCCAGACCCATCAGAACGGACCCGGCCCAAAGGGATCATAGTAAGAAGTGTGTCTACCATAAGGAGCACGGCCACACTACGGAGACATGCAGGAGCCTCCATTACTTCGTTGAAAAGCTCATAAAGGCAGGacatttgaagcaatacctccgctcaAAGGCCAGAGGTAGAGACGCCTCCCGAAATCACAACTCTGGAACCCCCAGGGCTCCAGCCGCCCCCAAAGtcattataaactatattaacggaggCCTATTTGACGAGGAGTACGACTCCAAACGAAAGAGACAGAAGTTGTTACGGGTAGCATTGGTGCGTGAGCGTGTCAACTCCGTCCGGCCTGGGATAACTGGGGGGgagccctcgccccatagatga
- the LOC104882394 gene encoding uncharacterized protein LOC104882394 has translation MVSQRRIEVNPDQVKAVIETPPPRSKKELQSLTGKLVALGRFIARFTDKLRPFFLAIRKAGASGWIDNCQSAFEKIKHCLMQPPILSSPLSEEKLYMYLTISEWAISVVLFRCPSPKEQKPIYYVSRALADVETRYSKMELTTLALRSAAQKLRPYFQAHPVVVLTDQPLCNILHKSDLTERMLQWAIELSEYGIEFQPRLSMKGQVMADFVLEYSRKPIQRKEPRQHLEQAIRLGFPASNNEAEYEAILSGLDLALALSVSRLRVYSDSQLVVRHVQKEYEAKDARMARYLTKVRDTLQRFTEWTIEQIRRTENGCADALTSIAASLPIKEAILLSIHVQANPSVAEASTCNTIEASQADDQEWTKDIIRYLRTGTLPEEPKQAHKIRVQEACFTLIGGHLYKWSFTGPYLRCLNHSEALYVLAELHEGVCGNHSRGRSLAHRAHS, from the exons atggtcagccaaagaagGATAGAGGTTAACCCAGATCAAGTGAAGGCAGTCATAGAAACACCACCCCCTAGGAGCAAAAAGGAATTACAGAGCCTTacaggcaagctcgtcgcgCTAGGACGCTTTATAGCCCGTTTCACTGATAAactgcgacccttcttcttggcaatacgaaaagctggagcgAGCGGATGGATAGACAACTGTCAGAgcgcttttgaaaaaattaaacattgccTCATGCAACCTCCCATCCTGAGCAGCCCCCTCTCTGAGgaaaaattgtatatgtatCTGACCATATCGGAGTGGGCAATTAGCGTTGTTCTGTTCCGTtgcccctcacccaaggagcaAAAACCTATTTACTACGTCAGTAGAGCGTTGGCGGACGTAGAAACTAGGTATTCAAAGATGGAGCTAACGACTTTGGCTCTTCGAAGTGCCGCCCAGAAGCTCCGCCCTTACTTCCAAGCCCACCCGGTGGTCGTGCTAACTGACCAACCCCTTTGCAACATCCTGCACAAATCGGACTTAACCGAAAGAATGCTTCAATGGGCCATAGAGTTAAGCGAATACGGAATCGAGTTCCAACCCAGGTTGTCCATGAAAGGTCAAGtgatggctgacttcgtgctagaataCTCCCGAAAGCCTATCCAGCGCAAGGAACCAA GACaacatctggagcaagccatccgacTGGGGTTCCccgcctctaacaatgaagcagagtATGAGGCCATCctatccggattggacctcgccctggCTCTATCAGTTTCCAGGCTCCGGGTCTATAGTGATTCCCAACTTGTGGTAAGGCACGTCCAGAAGGAATACGAAGCTAAGGAtgcacgcatggcgcgatatcTGACTAAAGTAAGGGACACCTTACAACGGTTCACCGAATGGACAATCGAACAAATTAGACGAACTGAAAATGGATGTGCCGACGCCCTAACAAGCATAGCTGcttccctccccatcaaagaagccatattaTTGTCTATACATGTGCAAGCCAACCCTTCCGTCGCGGAAGCCTCCACTTGCAATACCATTGAGGCAAGTCAAGCAGACGACCAAGAGTGGACGAAAGACATTATAAGGTACCTCCGGACAGGCACTCTGCCTGAAGAGCCCAAGCAGGCACACAAGATCCGGGTGCAAGAAGCCTGTTTCACCCTGATCGGGGGGCACTTGTACAAATGGTCCTTTACAGGTCCCTATCTCAGGTGCCTAAACCACTCAGAGGCCTTGTATGTTTTAGCTGAGTTGCATGAGGGGGTATGTGGGAACCATTCTAGAGGTCGGTCTCTGGCGCACAGGGCCCATTCGTAA